In Candidatus Omnitrophota bacterium, a single window of DNA contains:
- the mazG gene encoding nucleoside triphosphate pyrophosphohydrolase → MSIRPFEKLTGIMARLRAKDGCPWDRAQTHSSLKKHIIEEAYELCDAIDSKDPEKLKDELGDFLFQVVFQAQIAKERGAFDIDDVLRTSAKKMLNRHPHVFGKHRAKDEDDAYKHWQSRKEQERSYKDRKSILDGVPKTLPALIKAQKVSRRAAHQGFDWPDVKFVVDKIHEELEEVKAELKSGNKCRLAEEIGDLLFVIVILSRFGGIDAEEALHSATKKFAKRFGNIERALKKRAKKMNECGFEELYRLWRELR, encoded by the coding sequence ATGAGCATAAGACCTTTCGAGAAATTAACCGGAATAATGGCCCGCCTTCGGGCGAAGGACGGCTGTCCGTGGGACAGGGCCCAGACACATTCCTCCCTCAAAAAACACATCATAGAGGAAGCGTATGAGCTCTGCGACGCGATAGATTCCAAAGACCCGGAAAAACTAAAGGACGAGCTCGGGGATTTCCTTTTCCAGGTGGTATTCCAGGCCCAGATCGCGAAAGAGCGGGGCGCCTTCGATATCGACGATGTCCTGCGGACGTCGGCGAAGAAGATGCTCAACCGCCACCCGCACGTCTTCGGAAAACACAGGGCGAAGGACGAGGACGACGCCTATAAACACTGGCAATCGCGCAAGGAGCAGGAAAGGTCCTATAAAGACAGGAAGAGCATATTAGACGGCGTACCGAAGACACTGCCGGCCCTGATCAAGGCCCAGAAGGTCTCCAGGCGCGCGGCCCACCAGGGGTTCGATTGGCCGGATGTTAAATTTGTCGTCGATAAGATCCATGAGGAGCTTGAAGAAGTAAAGGCGGAATTAAAAAGCGGCAACAAGTGCCGCCTCGCTGAAGAGATCGGCGACTTATTGTTCGTTATCGTGATACTCTCCCGCTTCGGCGGCATCGACGCCGAGGAAGCCCTCCACAGCGCCACAAAGAAATTCGCCAAACGGTTCGGGAATATCGAGCGGGCGCTGAAAAAACGCGCTAAAAAAATGAACGAATGCGGTTTTGAAGAGCTCTACCGGCTATGGAGAGAGCTGAGGTAG
- a CDS encoding tetratricopeptide repeat protein yields the protein MKSEILKIFVVALAVVTPVQAYGRATNDPAAAAMYNEMGVKAFKDGATAAAVSYFEQARRLNPSDKTIKKNLAAAYTGQGMAEYDKRDLADAQKYFEAALQLDPENVDSLVLLGDIKYLSQKMDEAKALWEKVLKVYPDYRYRKEIEEKIAKLAKEAKVEKDYRSTGMDRFEIKYSREGARLSYNIRYYLQEAYRLLGQDFDYRPGYRITVLISDREQFETIGGWPAGTQGGYDGKIRLPLIGADYTPDHIRGLVWHEYTHLIVEDLSKGRAPLWMNEGLAYYEGFKYMKKRMATLKAAVDKNRLIPLAGLDDVLKAQDVGEEYWLACEESYTIASYMMKRYNKYTIREILKGMGGGETFETVMKKKFNTSMKEFEKRWLTELNKGRLY from the coding sequence ATGAAATCCGAGATCCTCAAAATTTTTGTGGTCGCCCTGGCTGTTGTTACGCCGGTCCAGGCCTACGGCCGCGCCACAAACGACCCGGCAGCGGCCGCGATGTATAACGAGATGGGTGTCAAGGCTTTCAAGGACGGCGCGACGGCGGCAGCGGTATCCTACTTCGAACAGGCCCGCAGGCTTAACCCCTCGGATAAGACGATAAAGAAGAACCTTGCCGCCGCCTACACCGGCCAGGGCATGGCCGAATACGACAAGAGGGACCTCGCCGACGCGCAAAAATATTTCGAGGCCGCGCTTCAACTCGACCCTGAGAACGTGGATTCGCTGGTCTTATTGGGCGATATAAAATACCTGTCGCAAAAGATGGACGAAGCGAAGGCCCTTTGGGAAAAAGTGTTAAAGGTGTACCCGGATTATCGGTACAGGAAAGAGATCGAAGAAAAAATAGCGAAACTGGCCAAGGAAGCGAAGGTCGAGAAAGATTACCGCTCGACCGGGATGGACCGGTTCGAGATCAAATATTCGCGCGAAGGCGCCAGGTTAAGTTATAATATAAGGTATTACCTCCAGGAGGCATACAGGCTCCTCGGGCAGGACTTCGATTACCGTCCCGGTTACAGGATAACGGTCCTGATATCGGACAGGGAACAGTTCGAGACGATAGGCGGATGGCCGGCCGGGACCCAGGGAGGATATGACGGCAAGATACGGCTCCCCCTGATAGGCGCGGATTACACGCCCGACCACATACGGGGGCTGGTCTGGCATGAATACACGCACCTGATCGTGGAAGACCTTTCCAAGGGAAGGGCGCCGCTGTGGATGAACGAAGGGCTTGCCTATTACGAGGGTTTTAAGTATATGAAAAAGCGCATGGCTACATTGAAGGCTGCGGTCGATAAGAACCGGCTGATACCCCTCGCCGGCCTCGATGATGTTCTGAAGGCGCAAGACGTCGGTGAAGAGTACTGGCTCGCGTGCGAGGAGTCGTATACCATAGCCTCTTACATGATGAAGAGGTATAACAAATACACCATCCGCGAGATCCTTAAGGGGATGGGCGGGGGCGAGACGTTCGAGACGGTCATGAAAAAGAAATTTAACACATCCATGAAAGAATTCGAAAAACGCTGGCTTACCGAATTAAATAAAGGCAGGCTCTACTGA
- a CDS encoding acyl-CoA dehydratase activase produces MIKSCGICVGASNLTSVEIYKEEHRLRVGKVISVPHEGNIFGCLEQALNRLLDDGYRNIAVTGRKVDSSVNLPWISEPEAVEEALKFVNTDKKRYNAVVSMGAELFVAYVLDKHGNISGVRTLNKCASGTGEFFAQQLRRMNLSLGEAEKLVSSDKVYRLSSRCSVFCKSDCTHALNKGQNVSEILAGLCEMMSRKVMELLVDMPKEKVMLIGGVALNPRVISFLKKEIHSIYVPNEAAYFEALGAALWIMEHNAVISGAKLSKDRRRSSRYTALPPLRSALPLVEFKDAWERTEYSDGDVCILGLDVGSTTTKAVIMRERDNAVLDSVYLRTNGNPVEASRNCYKALEKNLNKKIKITGLGVTGSGRQIAALHAMTDGIVNEIIAHARAAVYFDDEVDTIFEIGGQDAKYTHIKNMVACDYAMNEACSAGTGSFLEESCKETLGVELREIERYAMKGENPPNFNDQCAAFISSDIKTASYEGLKKEDIVAGLVYSICMNYSNRVKGNRIVGDKVLMQGGVCYNKAVPVAMASLLGKKIVVPPEPGLMGAFGAALEIKDKMDKGLLKRKDFELSWLIGRDVKYHDSFKCKGGAEKCDRGCSILRIEIGGRIYLFGGSCNRYYNINHSVNVDETKLNLVKMRQDKLFAPPAQGETAPEAAKTVGISRSFLTHTFFPLYCTFFSSLGMRVVVSDAISDYGVQHKRAPFCYPAEIAHGLFHNLLEKDLDYIFLPQVLELKSKKAEKSRKEQQSTCVILQSEPYYLKNTFKNFDKNNVLVPVLDFSKGLGGARKAFVEMSGKMGFSKRDAVRAYEAACGRQDDFTKGLKQYGRACLGELKKDPDRIAVVLLGRAYNTFAAEANMAIPDKFSSRGVTVMPFDSLPYEDESDDANMYWASGQMILKAARFIKKHAQLYPVFVTNFSCGPDSFIVGNVRDIMDKKPILILEIDSHTADAGINTRIEAFLDIVERSRKLDAAPSDGGEAFTPARCISYKRKLCVVASDGTRYGIDDRRVKLLLPPMGTMGPQGLAAVFKTAGINAIALQPSDGISLKHGRANTTCKECLPLILSTGSLIKYLEHREDGEILVYFMPSTGGNCRFGQYKTFFNDLITKKRIKDLAVYSMDTQNSYLGMGNSFNILLLKGTLIYDAMYDIKNALKVLAKDREAAMGIFDKQWENIVHCLGKKGAGLYEVLEAAAAALKAIPLKYPLSEATTVAIMGEIYVRRDDFCCNPLIERLAQKGIVAKTSPVLEWICYVDYLVKNKLIESNLGISGKIEFFVKTFLQRSYEKKIKGILAGSGLYHNDAIDIEKIMKAGRNFIDEQLTGESIVVVGSALNEIVEYVSGVISVGPFACLPTRIIESILNGSMNLSTKRELSDRDFPGLKEVEELPFLSIEIDGTPFPPLIEAKIEAFCLQTKRLHKKIVTSDAEKEDGYLSSLHSR; encoded by the coding sequence ATGATCAAATCTTGCGGCATATGCGTCGGGGCATCGAACCTGACCTCTGTAGAGATATATAAGGAGGAGCATAGGCTCCGCGTGGGCAAGGTGATAAGCGTGCCCCACGAGGGGAACATATTCGGCTGCCTCGAGCAGGCCCTGAACAGGCTCCTCGACGATGGATACCGCAATATCGCCGTGACCGGCAGGAAGGTGGATTCATCGGTGAACCTGCCGTGGATCTCCGAACCCGAGGCGGTTGAAGAGGCGCTGAAATTCGTAAATACCGATAAGAAGCGCTACAACGCGGTCGTGAGCATGGGCGCCGAGCTCTTCGTTGCCTATGTGCTGGATAAGCACGGGAATATCTCCGGCGTAAGGACGCTCAATAAATGCGCCTCGGGGACCGGCGAATTCTTCGCGCAGCAGCTGAGGAGGATGAACCTCTCCCTGGGCGAGGCGGAGAAGCTCGTTTCTTCCGATAAGGTCTACCGGCTCTCAAGCAGGTGCTCGGTATTCTGCAAGAGCGACTGCACCCACGCGCTCAATAAAGGGCAGAATGTGAGCGAGATACTGGCGGGGCTGTGCGAGATGATGTCCAGGAAAGTCATGGAACTGCTCGTGGACATGCCTAAAGAAAAGGTGATGCTCATCGGAGGTGTCGCCCTGAACCCGCGGGTCATCAGCTTCCTTAAAAAAGAGATACATTCAATATACGTGCCTAACGAAGCCGCGTATTTCGAAGCCCTCGGCGCGGCCCTCTGGATAATGGAACACAACGCCGTCATATCCGGCGCCAAATTATCAAAGGACAGGCGGCGCTCCTCGAGATACACGGCCCTGCCGCCGCTTAGATCGGCGCTTCCGCTCGTCGAATTCAAGGATGCCTGGGAAAGAACGGAATATTCGGACGGGGACGTATGCATTTTAGGCCTCGACGTCGGCTCGACCACTACGAAGGCGGTAATAATGAGGGAGCGCGATAACGCGGTGCTCGACTCCGTATATCTCAGGACGAACGGCAACCCGGTCGAGGCCTCGCGCAATTGCTACAAGGCCCTTGAAAAGAACCTTAACAAGAAAATAAAGATAACCGGCCTGGGCGTCACCGGGTCCGGCAGGCAGATAGCCGCATTGCACGCGATGACGGACGGGATAGTCAACGAGATAATAGCCCACGCCCGCGCAGCCGTATATTTTGACGACGAAGTCGACACGATATTCGAGATCGGCGGACAGGACGCGAAATATACGCATATCAAGAACATGGTGGCATGTGATTATGCCATGAACGAGGCTTGTTCGGCCGGCACCGGCTCTTTCCTCGAAGAATCATGCAAGGAGACGTTGGGCGTTGAGCTGCGGGAGATCGAACGGTACGCGATGAAAGGGGAGAACCCGCCGAATTTCAACGACCAGTGCGCCGCATTTATAAGCAGTGACATCAAGACCGCTTCTTACGAAGGGCTCAAGAAAGAGGATATCGTCGCCGGGCTGGTCTATTCGATATGCATGAATTACAGCAACCGCGTCAAAGGCAACAGGATAGTGGGGGATAAGGTGCTCATGCAGGGAGGCGTATGCTACAACAAGGCCGTGCCTGTCGCCATGGCTTCGCTTTTGGGCAAGAAGATAGTCGTGCCGCCCGAGCCCGGGCTCATGGGCGCTTTCGGCGCTGCCCTGGAGATCAAGGATAAGATGGATAAAGGGCTGCTCAAGAGGAAAGATTTCGAGCTTTCCTGGCTTATCGGCAGGGACGTCAAATATCACGACAGTTTCAAGTGCAAGGGCGGCGCGGAAAAATGCGACCGCGGCTGCAGCATCCTCAGGATAGAGATAGGCGGCAGGATCTACCTCTTCGGCGGTTCGTGCAACAGGTATTATAATATAAACCATTCGGTAAATGTCGACGAGACAAAGTTAAACCTGGTCAAGATGCGCCAGGATAAACTTTTCGCGCCGCCGGCCCAAGGGGAAACCGCTCCTGAGGCCGCAAAGACCGTAGGTATAAGCAGGTCATTCCTTACGCACACCTTCTTTCCTTTATACTGCACTTTTTTTAGCTCCCTGGGGATGAGAGTTGTTGTTTCGGATGCCATATCCGACTACGGCGTACAGCATAAGAGGGCGCCGTTTTGCTATCCTGCCGAGATAGCCCACGGCCTCTTCCATAACCTCCTCGAGAAAGACCTGGATTATATATTCCTCCCGCAGGTCCTGGAACTTAAATCCAAGAAAGCGGAAAAGTCGAGGAAAGAACAGCAGTCCACATGCGTAATCCTCCAGAGCGAACCGTATTACCTGAAGAACACCTTCAAGAACTTCGACAAGAACAACGTCCTCGTCCCTGTGCTGGACTTTTCGAAAGGTCTCGGCGGCGCGCGCAAGGCCTTTGTGGAGATGTCCGGGAAAATGGGATTTTCGAAAAGGGACGCCGTAAGGGCCTATGAGGCGGCATGCGGCAGGCAGGATGATTTCACTAAGGGCCTGAAGCAATACGGGAGGGCGTGCCTCGGGGAATTGAAGAAAGACCCGGACAGGATAGCCGTAGTCCTTTTGGGAAGGGCGTATAATACCTTTGCCGCGGAAGCGAACATGGCGATACCGGATAAATTCTCCTCACGCGGGGTGACGGTCATGCCGTTCGATTCCCTGCCGTATGAGGACGAATCGGACGACGCGAATATGTACTGGGCGAGCGGGCAGATGATACTAAAGGCCGCGCGTTTCATAAAGAAGCACGCGCAGCTCTACCCGGTGTTCGTTACGAATTTCAGCTGCGGCCCGGATTCGTTCATCGTAGGCAATGTCAGGGATATAATGGATAAGAAACCGATCCTTATTCTCGAGATCGACAGCCATACCGCGGACGCGGGCATCAACACGAGGATAGAGGCCTTCCTGGATATAGTGGAAAGGTCCCGGAAACTCGACGCAGCCCCCTCTGACGGCGGGGAGGCGTTCACGCCGGCGCGCTGCATAAGCTACAAGAGAAAATTATGTGTGGTAGCTTCTGACGGGACGCGGTACGGGATCGACGACAGGAGGGTGAAACTGCTGCTGCCGCCGATGGGCACGATGGGGCCGCAGGGGCTGGCAGCTGTTTTTAAAACGGCGGGAATAAACGCGATAGCTCTCCAGCCGTCAGACGGCATTTCGCTTAAACACGGACGGGCGAATACGACATGCAAGGAATGCCTGCCGCTCATATTAAGCACCGGGAGTCTCATAAAATATCTGGAACACCGGGAGGACGGGGAGATACTCGTCTATTTTATGCCTTCGACCGGCGGGAACTGCAGGTTCGGGCAATATAAGACGTTCTTTAATGACCTCATAACGAAAAAGCGGATAAAGGACCTGGCGGTCTATTCGATGGATACCCAGAACAGCTACCTGGGCATGGGCAACAGTTTCAACATACTACTGCTTAAAGGCACGCTCATTTATGACGCGATGTATGACATAAAGAACGCGCTTAAGGTTTTGGCGAAAGACAGAGAAGCGGCGATGGGGATCTTCGATAAGCAGTGGGAGAATATTGTGCATTGCCTCGGGAAAAAAGGAGCCGGCCTTTACGAAGTCCTTGAGGCGGCGGCCGCCGCGCTAAAGGCCATTCCGCTGAAATACCCGCTCTCCGAGGCGACCACGGTGGCTATAATGGGCGAGATATACGTAAGGCGCGATGATTTCTGCTGCAACCCGCTCATCGAGAGGCTCGCGCAGAAAGGGATAGTCGCGAAGACCTCCCCGGTCCTCGAGTGGATCTGCTATGTCGATTACCTTGTGAAGAATAAATTGATAGAATCGAACCTGGGAATATCCGGCAAGATAGAATTCTTCGTGAAGACATTTTTACAGAGGAGCTACGAGAAGAAGATAAAGGGCATACTCGCCGGCTCCGGGCTCTACCATAATGACGCGATAGATATAGAAAAAATAATGAAGGCAGGGAGGAACTTTATCGACGAGCAGCTTACCGGGGAATCCATCGTCGTCGTGGGCTCGGCATTGAACGAAATAGTGGAATACGTCTCGGGGGTGATAAGCGTCGGGCCGTTCGCGTGCCTGCCCACCAGGATAATAGAATCGATATTGAACGGGAGCATGAACTTGAGCACGAAGAGAGAATTATCCGACCGGGATTTCCCCGGGCTCAAGGAGGTGGAGGAGCTTCCCTTCCTGTCCATAGAGATAGACGGCACGCCTTTTCCGCCTTTGATAGAAGCCAAGATCGAGGCGTTCTGCCTCCAGACAAAAAGATTGCACAAGAAGATCGTCACTTCGGACGCTGAAAAAGAGGACGGCTACCTCAGCTCTCTCCATAGCCGGTAG